Proteins from a genomic interval of Chitinophagales bacterium:
- a CDS encoding aldehyde dehydrogenase family protein encodes MSAIFQTISPIDNSVYIERPFAAAKDVENTLAKAKKAQKLWRATSIGERAAICSKAVQYFLDHAQVIGEELTWQMGRPIRYTPSEITRGFEERANYMIDIAEEALADITVAEKAGFHRFIRREALGTVLVLAPWNYPYLTSVNVIIPAIMAGNTVILKHAQQTPLCAERYAAAFEFAGLPEGVFQYLHISHEQVAEVIGDSRIDYVAFTGSVNGGKAVQKAIGERFIVAGLELGGKDPAYVRADANLENAIENLVDGAYFNSGQSCCGIERIYVHGNLYSDFVEGFVALTKQYQLGNPLLTKTTLGPMVRTSAAQFAQSQIDAALQKGAKALIDPKLFPAHQINSPYMAPQVLVHVDHSMQIMTEETFAPVVGIMAVKDDAQAIELMNDSQYGLTASIWTSDRDAAIFLGNQLETGTCFMNRCDYLDPALAWTGVKNSGRGCTLSALGYEGLTRVKSFHLKG; translated from the coding sequence ATGTCTGCCATTTTTCAAACCATCTCCCCAATAGACAATTCTGTTTACATAGAAAGACCTTTCGCTGCTGCAAAGGACGTGGAAAATACCTTAGCAAAAGCGAAAAAGGCACAAAAACTTTGGCGAGCTACTTCAATAGGTGAACGGGCTGCAATATGCAGCAAGGCGGTGCAATATTTTTTGGATCATGCACAGGTCATTGGAGAAGAATTGACTTGGCAAATGGGGCGACCGATTCGCTATACTCCGTCCGAAATTACCCGAGGTTTTGAGGAGCGGGCCAACTACATGATAGACATTGCAGAAGAAGCTTTGGCGGACATTACGGTTGCAGAAAAAGCAGGTTTTCACCGTTTTATTCGGCGAGAAGCTTTGGGAACGGTTTTGGTTTTAGCTCCGTGGAATTATCCCTACCTCACTTCGGTCAATGTGATTATTCCTGCAATTATGGCAGGCAATACGGTGATTTTGAAGCACGCCCAACAAACGCCTCTTTGCGCCGAACGGTATGCTGCCGCTTTTGAGTTTGCAGGTTTGCCAGAAGGCGTTTTTCAGTATTTGCACATTTCGCACGAACAAGTAGCGGAAGTGATTGGCGATTCTCGCATTGATTATGTAGCATTTACAGGTTCGGTGAATGGGGGAAAAGCGGTACAAAAAGCGATTGGTGAGCGATTCATTGTGGCGGGTTTGGAATTGGGCGGAAAAGATCCTGCTTATGTGCGGGCGGATGCCAACTTGGAAAATGCCATCGAAAATTTGGTGGATGGTGCTTACTTCAATTCGGGGCAGTCCTGTTGTGGGATTGAGCGAATATATGTACATGGAAACCTATACAGCGATTTTGTAGAGGGTTTTGTCGCACTTACCAAACAGTATCAATTGGGCAATCCTCTGCTCACCAAAACAACTCTCGGTCCAATGGTTCGCACTTCGGCAGCACAATTTGCTCAAAGTCAAATTGATGCTGCGCTGCAAAAAGGGGCAAAAGCCTTGATTGACCCCAAACTTTTCCCTGCTCACCAAATCAACTCACCTTATATGGCTCCACAAGTGTTGGTGCATGTCGATCATTCTATGCAAATCATGACGGAGGAAACTTTTGCGCCTGTGGTAGGAATCATGGCAGTAAAAGATGATGCACAAGCGATTGAATTGATGAACGATAGTCAATATGGTTTGACGGCTTCAATTTGGACTTCGGATAGAGATGCGGCGATTTTCCTTGGCAATCAACTCGAAACGGGTACGTGTTTTATGAATCGCTGCGACTACCTCGACCCTGCTTTGGCTTGGACGGGTGTGAAAAATTCGGGTAGAGGCTGTACGCTTTCTGCTTTGGGCTATGAGGGTTTGACGAGAGTGAAGTCGTTTCATTTGAAGGGGTAG
- a CDS encoding DUF1573 domain-containing protein, which translates to MKSIYSLLIWVTFFAAMNCSAQGEFRKDVAYIVNEQGEMVETYRPVLAFLPSSSYEFGTVEEGTVVEHDFTIINTGKTPLIINDVRGTCHCTAADWTKTPILPNEKGTIKLMFKTIGKSGRVASSLNIYSNGFYAEEQAFVRGTVVKKEEVSKVPQSAVLPRKL; encoded by the coding sequence ATGAAATCAATATACAGTTTACTCATTTGGGTTACTTTTTTTGCTGCAATGAATTGTTCTGCACAAGGAGAGTTTAGGAAAGATGTTGCCTACATCGTCAATGAGCAAGGTGAAATGGTGGAAACCTACCGACCTGTTTTGGCATTTCTTCCGAGTAGTTCTTATGAGTTTGGAACAGTAGAAGAAGGAACAGTGGTAGAACACGATTTTACAATCATCAATACAGGTAAAACACCCTTGATTATCAATGATGTGAGAGGGACTTGTCATTGTACTGCTGCGGATTGGACGAAAACCCCCATTCTTCCGAATGAAAAAGGTACAATCAAACTGATGTTCAAAACCATAGGGAAATCTGGAAGAGTGGCAAGTTCTCTAAATATTTACTCTAATGGTTTCTATGCTGAGGAACAGGCATTTGTGAGAGGAACTGTTGTCAAAAAAGAAGAAGTATCTAAGGTGCCTCAATCTGCGGTATTGCCTAGAAAACTTTAA
- a CDS encoding ISAs1 family transposase — MKLCANYLRCIAKKSTLDKGHGRIEFRQYEHYDVSGEYFDARWKKSNFQSLFKVQRQRLVLKNNKLSDETTYYLSNGKYQQNESYFEAIRNHWSVETNNHLRDVTLKEDKLKTKKGAVTKVLCGIRTLVINLLQKKNVKNRIAQLEFFQDNFEELLKWLRSIKFL; from the coding sequence ATGAAACTGTGTGCCAATTACTTAAGGTGTATTGCTAAAAAAAGTACCTTAGATAAAGGACATGGTCGCATTGAATTTAGACAGTATGAACACTATGATGTTAGTGGAGAGTATTTTGATGCTCGTTGGAAAAAGTCGAACTTTCAAAGCTTATTTAAAGTCCAAAGGCAAAGATTGGTTCTTAAAAACAACAAGTTAAGTGATGAAACTACTTATTACTTATCAAATGGAAAATACCAACAAAATGAAAGTTATTTTGAAGCAATTAGAAATCATTGGAGTGTAGAAACCAACAATCATCTTAGGGATGTAACTTTGAAAGAAGATAAACTAAAAACAAAAAAGGGAGCAGTCACAAAAGTGCTTTGTGGAATTAGAACATTGGTGATTAATTTATTACAAAAGAAAAATGTCAAAAATCGTATCGCCCAATTAGAGTTCTTCCAAGACAATTTTGAGGAACTACTCAAATGGCTCAGAAGCATAAAATTTTTATAA